A stretch of the Notamacropus eugenii isolate mMacEug1 chromosome 2, mMacEug1.pri_v2, whole genome shotgun sequence genome encodes the following:
- the DHRS13 gene encoding dehydrogenase/reductase SDR family member 13 isoform X2 → MDALLLGAGMLLASYVLIYYNFIKAVPCVSPINLKGKTAVVTGGNTGIGKMTALELAQRGARVVLACRSKEKGEAAVYDIRKESGNNEVIFMMLDLSSLDSVRSFATAFLSSEPRLDLLIHNADRNTEDQGNFACPPNVAPSLGISSCGKAKETFNLILRVNHVGPFLLTHLLLPRLKANAPSRVVVMASAAHRRGRLDFSHLDRPVCGWQQELRAYADSKLANVLFIRELATQLEGTGVTCYAAHPGPVNSELFLRHVPTWLHLLLSPLAWLVLRTPRGGAQTPLHCALQEGIEPLSGRYFANCHVEEVPTSARDDRAACRLWEASEKLTGLTKEEIQNTSPKPGSPRSPLAQVTTDPALSRFRNL, encoded by the exons ATGGACGCGCTCCTGCTAGGAGCCGGGATGCTGCTGGCCTCCTACGTCCTCATCTACTATAACTTCATCAAAGCCGTGCCCTGTGTGAGCCCCATCAACCTAAAGGGAAAGACGGCCGTGGTCACTG GTGGTAACACCGGCATCGGGAAGATGACAGCCTTGGAGCTGGCCCAGCGTGGAGCCCGAGTGGTGTTGGCTTGCCGAagcaaagaaaagggggaggcagCAGTCTATGATATCCGAAAG GAGAGTGGGAACAACGAGGTCATCTTCATGATGCTGGATCTGTCCAGCCTAGATTCTGTGCGTTCCTTTGCCACTGCCTTCCTGAGCTCAGAGCCAAGACTGGACCTCCTCATCCATAATGCAG ATAGGAACACTGAGGATCAAGGGAACTTTGCATGCCCACCCAACGTTGCTCCTTCTTTAGGGATCAGTTCCTGTGGCAAAGCTAAGGAAACATTTAATCTGATCCTTCGGGTAAaccatgtgggtcctttcctgTTGACCCATCTGCTGCTTCCCCGGCTGAAAGCCAATGCCCCAAGCCGTGTGGTGGTGATGGCATCAGCAGCCCACCGCCGAGGCCGCCTGGACTTCTCCCACCTGGATCGCCCAGTCTGTGGCTGGCAGCAAGAATTACGGGCATATGCAGACAGCAAGCTGGCCAACGTGCTGTTCATTCGAGAGCTTGCCACTCAGCTCGAGGGCACTGGAGTCACCTGTTACGCTGCCCACCCAG GTCCAGTGAACTCAGAGTTGTTTCTCCGCCATGTGCCAACCTGGCTGCATTTGTTGTTATCCCCCCTGGCCTGGCTGGTGCTGAGGACTCCAAGGGGTGGAGCACAGACACCCCTACACTGTGCCCTCCAGGAAGGCATTGAACCACTCAGCGGTCGATACTTTGCCAACTGCCACGTGGAAGAGGTTCCCACATCAGCCCGTGATGACCGGGCTGCCTGTCGGCTGTGGGAGGCCAGTGAAAAACTGACTGGACTGACAAAGGAGGAGATCCAGAACACCAGTCCGAAGCCAGGGTCCCCACGTAGCCCTTTGGCCCAAGTCACCACAGACCCAGCACTCTCTAGGTTCCGCAACCTCTAG
- the DHRS13 gene encoding dehydrogenase/reductase SDR family member 13 isoform X1: protein MDALLLGAGMLLASYVLIYYNFIKAVPCVSPINLKGKTAVVTGGNTGIGKMTALELAQRGARVVLACRSKEKGEAAVYDIRKESGNNEVIFMMLDLSSLDSVRSFATAFLSSEPRLDLLIHNAGISSCGKAKETFNLILRVNHVGPFLLTHLLLPRLKANAPSRVVVMASAAHRRGRLDFSHLDRPVCGWQQELRAYADSKLANVLFIRELATQLEGTGVTCYAAHPGPVNSELFLRHVPTWLHLLLSPLAWLVLRTPRGGAQTPLHCALQEGIEPLSGRYFANCHVEEVPTSARDDRAACRLWEASEKLTGLTKEEIQNTSPKPGSPRSPLAQVTTDPALSRFRNL, encoded by the exons ATGGACGCGCTCCTGCTAGGAGCCGGGATGCTGCTGGCCTCCTACGTCCTCATCTACTATAACTTCATCAAAGCCGTGCCCTGTGTGAGCCCCATCAACCTAAAGGGAAAGACGGCCGTGGTCACTG GTGGTAACACCGGCATCGGGAAGATGACAGCCTTGGAGCTGGCCCAGCGTGGAGCCCGAGTGGTGTTGGCTTGCCGAagcaaagaaaagggggaggcagCAGTCTATGATATCCGAAAG GAGAGTGGGAACAACGAGGTCATCTTCATGATGCTGGATCTGTCCAGCCTAGATTCTGTGCGTTCCTTTGCCACTGCCTTCCTGAGCTCAGAGCCAAGACTGGACCTCCTCATCCATAATGCAG GGATCAGTTCCTGTGGCAAAGCTAAGGAAACATTTAATCTGATCCTTCGGGTAAaccatgtgggtcctttcctgTTGACCCATCTGCTGCTTCCCCGGCTGAAAGCCAATGCCCCAAGCCGTGTGGTGGTGATGGCATCAGCAGCCCACCGCCGAGGCCGCCTGGACTTCTCCCACCTGGATCGCCCAGTCTGTGGCTGGCAGCAAGAATTACGGGCATATGCAGACAGCAAGCTGGCCAACGTGCTGTTCATTCGAGAGCTTGCCACTCAGCTCGAGGGCACTGGAGTCACCTGTTACGCTGCCCACCCAG GTCCAGTGAACTCAGAGTTGTTTCTCCGCCATGTGCCAACCTGGCTGCATTTGTTGTTATCCCCCCTGGCCTGGCTGGTGCTGAGGACTCCAAGGGGTGGAGCACAGACACCCCTACACTGTGCCCTCCAGGAAGGCATTGAACCACTCAGCGGTCGATACTTTGCCAACTGCCACGTGGAAGAGGTTCCCACATCAGCCCGTGATGACCGGGCTGCCTGTCGGCTGTGGGAGGCCAGTGAAAAACTGACTGGACTGACAAAGGAGGAGATCCAGAACACCAGTCCGAAGCCAGGGTCCCCACGTAGCCCTTTGGCCCAAGTCACCACAGACCCAGCACTCTCTAGGTTCCGCAACCTCTAG